In Daphnia magna isolate NIES linkage group LG5, ASM2063170v1.1, whole genome shotgun sequence, the sequence CAGGGTTCTTAATAATACTTATAGCACAATTACTATCGCAGAATGTTGGTACCGTTCCGACGTTTATGCCTAATTCAGCCAAAATAACTTTACACCGAATAGCATCTCGTGAACTTTACCGATGCTGCGTATAATTCAGCATCAATTGTGGATAAGGCTCTTGCTCGTTAACGTTTACTACCCCAAGAAACACCTCCTCCGTGGAAATAGATATCCAGTAGTCGATTTCCGTCTTACAAGGTCTGATACAAAATCAGACAGTTCGTCAGTTTATCCTATAAGGGGTGATTTTGTATTCATTGTTTCACCTCCAAAACAAATTCCGTAATGATATCCAATAGTGACATTTCTAAATCAAAAGCTGCTACCCAGGACTCATCTTTGGTCCACTCCTTTATGTCCTGACTTATAGTCCAGCACCCATTTGCACTTAATTACTCTTCGTTCTTTTTGCAATGAAACAATAATCCACGACTTGTTCTCCGTTATCAAATTGTACTCAGGGTTGGGCTACCGCGGTAGGAAAATTACCGCGGTAGTACCGGGGTATTCAACAGAAAATACTACCGTACCGCAGTACCGGACTCACTTTTTGTACTCTCCGGTAGCGGTATTTTCCACaccatctagcgctcgattTTTAAGTTTCAACTGCCATTTGACGTATCATTTTGCACTAGATCACGCGTTGGATTCCTACTAAGTGTTGAGAGCACAAGACAGTCCTTTAGCTTGTAAAAATGAATCGCCGTGAAAATAGGTaatatttaaacgttaaagtCTTGTATTTATAGTTTATTGTTAACTATTTTTATAATTTGTTGTTAAGAAAAAGCTCAAAAGACGCAGATGTAGTTCtagaaagaaacgaaagagACGATGATGAAAGTGAAGAAGAGATTCCTATTTCTGATGACGAAAGTGGTAATGATAGTAACGCAGAGGCAGTTGAAGGAACTTCCAATGCACCAAGAAAGGAATCTCAGAGTAAGCATGAAGTGATTTCAATTAATGGACTGTCTTTAAAGTTTCTTCATGTTCGTTCATTATTTCTAGGTGGTGATGGTAGGTTTGCGATTACTGATGAAGAATAGGTCTACCATATCCACCAACTTATTTGACGTATGCTGGAAAGGGATCTGGGAAGGAATCGTTCCTGTTTACTTGTCATCTAGATCACTGccaaacaaagaagaaaacaatttctGTCACCAAAGATAGCAGAGGGAATATCAGAAAGCATTTGAAAGTaaggttctttttttttctcacattACAACTTATGAAATTGTCTTTTTATCGTGTTAATGAGTAGGTTTGCCACCCCAGCAGTCTAGATAGTTTTAATGGACATTGCAATGAGCTTGATGCCACTAAAGGTGCTAATAAGtctctttaagaaaaaaccaagTTTGGTGAAAGCTCCCGTAGAAGTCAAGGTGAAACACAATTGAAGATGTCTTTTCAAGGGTATCTAAGATCGAGAGTATTGACTCAATCCTTGTTCGACCAGTATATAGTGGtattatttttgcttttacCAAACGCCATATTATCCTACTTCacacattgttttttttttgttcttataGGAATACTTATGTAAAGGTTGCCTTCCAGTTTACCACACGGAAAGACGGGAATTCAGAAAATTCGTTTCAAGGTTGTGTCCTACAATGAAGGTAGGGACGAGAAAGTACTACCGAAAAAAGATTGCTGATGGTTTCCTGCAACAGAAAGCTCATCTCAAGAAAAAATTAGCGGATGCACTGTGGATGTGCTCTACAGCCGATGCATGGTCGTGCAGGCGAAAAAGCTTTATCGGTGTTACTATTATCCATTGGATTTCTCCTGATTTGTCAAGACAATCTGCCTGCTTAGCTGTCAGGAGAGTGGTTTGTACATGTAACTACGAAATTATTGGCAAATTGCTAGAGGCCATTAACGAAGAATTTGAGATTACCACTAAACTTACGTGTACAATAACAGATAATGGAAACAACTTCATCAAATCCTTTAAAGTGTTTGGTACGAAGAATGATGAAAGTCAAGAAAGAGCACCAATACAATCTGTAGACCTGAGCAATTATCAAACTGACAATAGTCATTTTCCACAAGCCAAACCCAGATCGATGTCTTCTCAAGTTTTTCGTCACCAAACTAATAACTATCTAAACGAGGAATCTATTACGGACATTTTGAGCGACATAAAATCCGAATTCCACGAAAGTAGTGAGGAAGATGGATTAGATGATGCAGAATATGCAGATTTGGTCCCAGGTATCCGTAAAATTGGCGCTGACAACGGCACAAAGGATAAGAAACAATTTGTTCAAGATGGAAAACCAGATGAAGGAGCAGTAAACTTTTTACCCTTGACGGacattttgaagaagaaagcaTCGTCTCGCACAATCTATTGCTTTCCAAAGCATAGAAGATGTGCCTGTCATTTATTGAGTTTAGTTGCCAAAAAGGACATATTTGTTGGCCTTGACGCATCTTTGAAAAACTTAATGGATTCTACTGAGAAAAAGCTGCTTGCTCTTTGGAGTAAGCAAAATAGAAGTTCAAAAGCTGCAGACGCTATTTATGCAAGCTTGGACGGTCTTTTTGTTATCAACAATAAAACTCGATGGAATTCTTATTTTGACGCCCTCGTAAGAGTGAGGCACTTTCTCAACACCAAGAAAGCAGacttaaaaaaacttttcactcatttcaaaattgattATTTTCGGCCAGCGGAAGAAGAATTTATCAAAGAATATGTCAAAGTTATGAGGCCGATTTCAGAAGCATTGATTGTTTTGCAAGCAGACATTAAAGTTAATGTCGAATGTCGTTAATACCTCCTAGAAACTTTAAAGCTTTTGTtggagaaaatggaaaaattgaaGCACAATTCGGAGGTGAAGCACTGCAAGTCTATTGTCAATAATCTTATAAATTCGGTTAAGAAGAGATTTGCCGAATGTTTCGATGATGAAGAACTTAAGATTGCTGCAATGTTGAATCCGCAATTTAAAACTTAGTGGATTGATGATAtcgataaaaaagaaaacattgatcTTTTTATTTCGGTTTATCTTTCCTTCAAAGAAAGTAATCCTGCGAATAGGTATATTgctttttttatctttgatCTATTTTATATTTCTCTGTTAGAAATTTGTaaagaattttcaaaaaaaaatttattttctatattGGCTTCTGCTGAAAACGATGACCGTTCAGATACTGACAGCGACTTCAACAGTCcatgatcaaagaaaagaaagcatTTCTTTAGAAGCCTAAAAAAGAAGTTTGTACTGAAGCGAATGAAGTGGAATTATTCCTGGCCGACGAGAGCACCGAGACTTCAAGTTTGGAGAATTACcctactttgaaaaaaatgtacatGAAGTACAATGCTGCTCTCCCATCGTCCGCTTCCGTTGAGCGTTTATTTAGTGCCAGAGGTCTCATTTTAATTCCGACAAGGGCCAATCATTCAGAtgagaattttgaaaaattgcttTTTCTGAAAGTTAATAAATTTGAATAGTTAGTAGGCCCacaatgcttctttttaaaatttcgaaaGTACCGGGAAAAGTACCGTTACCGTGGTACTTTGTAAAACCTCTGCAGTAGTACCGTTACCGCGgtagttttcaaaaaaagtgAACCTACCGCTTCCGATACCGCGGTACTTTTTAAAAGTACCGGACCCAACCCTGATTGTACTCATCTTTGATAACTGGTATCCAGAATTGCGATTCAGAGCAAGCTGTTGCATCTTTGTAGCTTATTGGGATAAAGGGATCCAACAAGAGCGCACTCAAGGCGTTGAATGCTGACCCCACCCCATCTTCAAAGTCTTTAAATGCTTCCGATCCAACCTAATTTTGAAGCTTTGCTCGATATTACAGAAATTCGTTGATGTAGAGTGGCCGACGGCTTGACGTACGAGGCCCTTGTTCCATCTCGGGTGCAGCAAAAATTTGGACCTAGATTTGTTTCAATTGGCATATCACCAGCATGTACCTTTTGATCTGTAATCGGAACGTTTGGATTTATCTGGCTGCACTCATTTGTTCATTTATGAGTACCCTTTGGAAGTATCCCAAGATCCTTAATTTCTAGATAGAAACTTATAATTAGCATAGAAAGATTTGTATTAATCATACGAATCTAACTATACTTTAGTTTATGGGGGTGCAAATGATGTCTTGGGGTAGTAAATCCCctttaaaaatattgatttACTGTAGCTTCCCCACGCGTATGGTGGGGTAATACCCGCGTACCC encodes:
- the LOC116935757 gene encoding uncharacterized protein LOC116935757, whose translation is MSFQGYLRSRVLTQSLFDQYIVEYLCKGCLPVYHTERREFRKFVSRLCPTMKVGTRKYYRKKIADGFLQQKAHLKKKLADALWMCSTADAWSCRRKSFIGVTIIHWISPDLSRQSACLAVRRVVCTCNYEIIGKLLEAINEEFEITTKLTCTITDNGNNFIKSFKVFGTKNDESQERAPIQSVDLSNYQTDNSHFPQAKPRSMSSQVFRHQTNNYLNEESITDILSDIKSEFHESSEEDGLDDAEYADLVPGIRKIGADNGTKDKKQFVQDGKPDEGAVNFLPLTDILKKKASSRTIYCFPKHRRCACHLLSLVAKKDIFVGLDASLKNLMDSTEKKLLALWSKQNRSSKAADAIYASLDGLFVINNKTRWNSYFDALVRVRHFLNTKKADLKKLFTHFKIDYFRPAEEEFIKEYVKVMRPISEALIVLQADIKVNVECR